A section of the Desulfovibrio sp. X2 genome encodes:
- the prmC gene encoding peptide chain release factor N(5)-glutamine methyltransferase — protein MNSRETVRSVLAKAEAWLAEKGVDGPRLSAQLLLARALEKDRLAMLLDADKPLAETELAPFRALIRRRAAGEPVAYILGEKEFYGLPFAVGPEVLVPRPETEGIVEAVREAFPTGGSGEGPLRFADLGTGSGCLAVSLASLLPDASGLAVDASQAALGLAASNAARNGVSGRLAFLRADFGRLPLPDGCCDLVVSNPPYVTCAEYAELSHEVADFEPRLALVSGEDGLDAVRALLPEAARLLRPGGLLLVEIGCRQGEAACSLTREAGFREVGVLRDLAGLQRIVRARA, from the coding sequence ATGAACAGCCGCGAGACCGTCCGCAGCGTGCTGGCCAAGGCCGAGGCCTGGCTGGCGGAGAAGGGCGTGGACGGCCCGCGCCTCTCCGCGCAGCTCCTCCTGGCCCGCGCTCTGGAAAAGGACCGGCTGGCCATGCTCCTGGACGCGGACAAGCCCCTTGCCGAGACCGAACTGGCGCCCTTTCGCGCCCTGATCCGGCGGCGCGCCGCGGGCGAGCCGGTGGCCTACATCCTGGGCGAGAAGGAATTCTACGGCCTGCCGTTCGCCGTGGGGCCCGAGGTCCTGGTGCCCCGGCCCGAGACCGAGGGCATCGTCGAGGCCGTGCGCGAGGCCTTTCCCACGGGCGGCTCCGGCGAGGGACCGCTGCGTTTCGCGGACCTGGGCACGGGCAGCGGCTGTCTGGCCGTGAGCCTGGCCTCTCTCCTGCCGGACGCCTCCGGCCTTGCCGTGGACGCGAGCCAGGCCGCGCTCGGGCTGGCCGCGTCCAATGCCGCGCGAAACGGCGTGTCCGGAAGGCTCGCCTTCCTGCGCGCCGACTTCGGCCGTCTGCCGCTTCCGGACGGCTGCTGCGACCTCGTGGTCTCCAATCCGCCCTACGTCACCTGCGCGGAATACGCCGAGCTCTCGCACGAGGTCGCGGACTTCGAGCCGCGCCTGGCCCTGGTCTCCGGCGAGGACGGGCTAGACGCCGTGCGCGCCCTTCTGCCCGAGGCCGCGCGCCTGCTCAGGCCCGGCGGCCTGCTCCTCGTGGAGATCGGCTGCCGCCAGGGCGAGGCGGCCTGCAGCCTGACGCGCGA